A stretch of Myxococcus hansupus DNA encodes these proteins:
- the alr gene encoding alanine racemase → MAEVNVESIGSGPGDAVHSSWLEVSASALRHNVAVFRALEGQQGATPRALGVVLKGNAYGHGLAQVLPAVHGAVDLLYVIAPQDALKVREYERAQGLSPRQVLVLGAVAPEEAVVLAREGVDVVVADRGWADAVPVLRAAKLERPLRAHVHIDTGLGREGFTLEGLPTESRFLVEARDVLEVVGALSHFANTEDVTEQGYALAQVEAFEKGLAFLASQLEPAQPLQRHIAASAATLVLPRARYEALRVGISLYGLWPSAETRLSARLVLGEVPVLKPALSWRCRSQVVKWLPAGSYVGYGCTYRCPEPTRIAVLPVGYYDGYPRLASGQAHVLVNGRRCPVLGRVMMNHLIVDVTRATSDERPVTATLLGRDGEEAVPAESLAGWAQTIHYEVVTRLGAHLKRVVVA, encoded by the coding sequence GTGGCGGAGGTGAATGTGGAGTCGATTGGCAGTGGCCCTGGAGACGCGGTCCATTCCTCGTGGCTGGAGGTGAGCGCGTCCGCGTTGCGGCACAACGTCGCCGTGTTCCGGGCCCTGGAGGGGCAGCAGGGCGCCACGCCGCGCGCGCTGGGTGTGGTTCTGAAGGGCAACGCCTACGGGCACGGGCTCGCGCAGGTGCTGCCCGCGGTCCACGGCGCGGTGGACCTCCTCTATGTGATTGCGCCGCAGGACGCCCTGAAGGTGCGCGAGTACGAGCGGGCCCAGGGGCTTTCGCCCCGGCAGGTGCTCGTCCTGGGGGCGGTGGCGCCCGAGGAAGCGGTGGTGCTGGCGCGCGAGGGCGTGGACGTGGTGGTGGCGGACCGTGGCTGGGCGGACGCGGTGCCGGTGTTGCGCGCGGCGAAGCTGGAGCGCCCCCTGCGGGCCCACGTCCACATCGACACGGGCCTGGGGCGCGAGGGGTTCACGCTGGAAGGGCTGCCCACCGAGTCCCGCTTCCTGGTGGAGGCGCGCGACGTGCTGGAGGTGGTGGGCGCGCTCAGTCACTTCGCCAACACGGAGGACGTGACGGAGCAGGGCTACGCGCTGGCGCAGGTGGAGGCCTTCGAGAAGGGCCTGGCCTTCCTGGCCTCTCAACTGGAGCCGGCCCAGCCTCTGCAACGCCACATCGCCGCGAGCGCCGCTACATTGGTGCTGCCGCGCGCGCGCTACGAGGCGTTGCGCGTGGGCATCTCGCTGTACGGCCTGTGGCCCTCCGCGGAGACGCGGCTGTCGGCGCGGCTGGTGCTGGGCGAGGTGCCAGTGCTCAAGCCGGCGTTGTCGTGGCGGTGCCGCAGCCAGGTGGTGAAGTGGCTGCCCGCGGGCAGCTACGTGGGCTACGGCTGTACGTACCGCTGCCCGGAGCCCACGCGCATCGCGGTGCTGCCGGTGGGGTACTACGACGGATATCCCCGGCTCGCGTCGGGGCAGGCGCACGTGCTGGTGAATGGCCGCCGGTGTCCGGTGCTGGGACGGGTGATGATGAATCACCTCATCGTGGACGTGACGCGCGCCACGTCCGACGAGCGCCCGGTGACGGCCACGCTGCTGGGCCGTGACGGCGAGGAGGCCGTGCCCGCCGAGTCATTGGCCGGCTGGGCCCAGACGATTCACTACGAGGTCGTCACCCGGCTGGGGGCGCATCTGAAGCGGGTGGTGGTGGCGTAG
- a CDS encoding metallophosphoesterase, which produces MRTLFIGDVHGCAEELDALLARCDWQPGDRVVLVGDLVAKGPDSAGVVRRARERGFLAVRGNHDAHVLRWHAGRAPRGKKLKPEHQQVLDTLTPEDWAWLEAQPLYRCFPELNVVAVHGGLVPGVPLEAQKEDELLNLRSILPDGTPSKRVDAGAPWASLWTGPELVIFGHDAMRGIQRHPHAVGLDSGCVYGGKLTAYVMPEGRLVSVLARRAYVDVDAH; this is translated from the coding sequence ATGCGAACGCTCTTCATCGGGGACGTGCACGGGTGCGCGGAGGAACTGGACGCGCTGCTGGCCCGGTGCGACTGGCAGCCTGGCGACCGCGTGGTGCTGGTGGGCGACCTGGTGGCGAAGGGCCCGGACTCCGCTGGCGTGGTGCGTCGCGCGCGGGAGCGCGGCTTTCTCGCGGTGAGGGGCAACCATGACGCCCACGTGCTGCGCTGGCACGCGGGCCGGGCGCCGCGCGGCAAGAAGCTGAAGCCCGAGCATCAGCAGGTGCTGGACACCCTGACGCCCGAGGATTGGGCGTGGCTGGAAGCCCAGCCGCTCTACCGCTGCTTCCCGGAGCTGAACGTGGTGGCGGTCCACGGCGGCCTGGTGCCGGGCGTGCCGTTGGAAGCCCAGAAGGAGGACGAGCTGCTCAACCTGCGCAGCATCCTGCCGGACGGAACGCCCTCGAAGCGCGTGGACGCGGGCGCGCCCTGGGCCAGCCTCTGGACCGGCCCCGAGCTGGTCATCTTCGGCCACGACGCCATGCGGGGCATCCAGCGCCATCCGCACGCCGTGGGGTTGGACTCCGGCTGCGTGTACGGCGGCAAGCTCACCGCCTACGTGATGCCGGAGGGCCGCCTCGTGTCCGTGCTGGCCCGGCGCGCCTACGTGGATGTGGACGCCCACTAG